A genomic stretch from Scheffersomyces stipitis CBS 6054 chromosome 6, complete sequence includes:
- a CDS encoding predicted protein (go_function serine carboxypeptidase activity~go_process proteolysis and peptidolysis) — protein sequence MMLEFPETVSKLNFKAPAKKSSSKSQFDYHVSDAKLPNHKLRVKNTPKDLGIDSVKQYSGYLDVEDEDKHFFYWFFESRNDPKNDPVILWLNGGPGCSSLTGLFFELGPASIGADLKPVHNPYSWNSNASVIFLDQPVNVGYSYSSQSVSNTIAAGQDVYAFLELFFKQFPEYNTLPFHIAGESYAGHYIPVFASEILSHEDRSFNLTSVLIGNGLTDPLTQYEYYEPMACGEGGEPSVLEPEECQAMSNAIPRCLSLIKSCYESGSLWSCVPATIYCNNGQMGPYQKTGRNVYDIRTMCEGSNLCYKDLEYIDQYLNQPEVKAKLGAEVDEYESCNFDINRNFLLAGDWMKPYYKNVIELLEAKLPVLIYAGDKDFICNWLGNQAWTNSLPWSGAAKFATEKIRTWTVGKKAAGEVKNFANFTFLRVFGGGHMVPYDQPENALDMVNRWVSGDRKF from the coding sequence ATGATGCTCGAGTTCCCTGAGACCgtttccaagttgaacttcaaggCTCCAGCCAAAAAGTCCTCTAGCAAGTCGCAGTTCGACTACCATGTATCTGACGCCAAGCTTCCTAACCACAAGCTTAGAGTCAAAAACACTCCTAAGGACTTGGGCATTGACTCCGTCAAGCAGTACAGTGGTTACTTGGATGTTGAGGACGAAGACAAgcacttcttctactggttCTTCGAATCGAGAAACGACCCCAAGAACGACCCCGTTATCTTGTGGTTGAACGGTGGTCCAGGATGTTCGTCTTTGACCGGTTTGTTCTTTGAATTGGGCCCAGCATCCATCGGCGCCGACTTGAAGCCTGTTCACAACCCATACTCATGGAACAGTAATGCCTCGGTAATCTTCTTGGACCAGCCAGTAAATGTTGGATACTCCTACTCTTCTCAGTCTGTTTCCAACACCATTGCTGCTGGCCAGGACGTGTATGCCTTCTTGGAATTATTCTTCAAGCAGTTCCCAGAATACAACACTCTTCCTTTCCACATTGCTGGTGAATCCTACGCCGGCCATTACATCCCAGTGTTCGCCAGTGAGATCTTGAGCCATGAGGACCGttctttcaacttgaccTCGGTGTTGATCGGAAACGGTTTGACCGACCCTTTGACCCAATACGAATACTACGAGCCTATGGCCTGTGGTGAAGGAGGAGAACCTTCCGTCttggaaccagaagaatGCCAAGCCATGTCCAACGCCATTCCTAGATGTTTGTCTTTAATCAAGTCCTGTTATGAGTCCGGCTCTTTGTGGTCGTGTGTTCCTGCCACGATCTACTGTAACAACGGTCAGATGGGTCCTTACCAAAAGACTGGTAGAAATGTCTACGACATCAGAACCATGTGTGAAGGCTCCAACTTGTGCTACAAAGATTTGGAATACATCGACCAATACTTGAACCAGCCGGAAGTCAAGGCTAAGCTTGGTGCCGAGGTGGACGAGTATGAATCCTGTAACTTCGACATTAAcagaaacttcttgttggccGGTGACTGGATGAAGCCTTACTACAAGAATGTCATTGAATTATTGGAAGCTAAGCTCCCAGTGTTGATTTATGCCGGTGACAAGGATTTCATCTGTAACTGGTTGGGAAACCAAGCCTGGACCAACAGTTTGCCATGGTCTGGAGCTGCCAAGTTTGCCACAGAAAAAATCAGAACCTGGACAGTAGGAAAGAAGGCTGCCGGTgaagtcaagaactttgccaacttcaccttcttgaGAGTGTTTGGTGGTGGTCACATGGTGCCATACGACCAACCAGAGAATGCTTTGGACATGGTCAACAGATGGGTTTCTGGCGACCGCAAGTTCTGA
- the MTR4 gene encoding Dead-box family helicase required for mRNA export from nucleus (Dead-box family helicase required for mRNA export from nucleus ATP-dependent RNA helicase DOB1 (mRNA transport regulator MTR4)~go_function nucleic acid binding; helicase activity; ATP binding): MDADDLFDVFDEAPVTAPPVIETAGESKKESKKRTAEDVKNESEVKNSSSQYNDENNNEASSNNKKANTRSKPDIKPVVFDSLEIEASREVAASDGLMASAESVSDKKPEGLKLRHQVRHQVAIPPDYPYVPIGEHKRQKEARTYPFILDPFQDTAISCIDRDESVLVSAHTSAGKTVVAEYAIAQSLRDKQRVIYTSPIKALSNQKYRELLAEFGDVGLMTGDVTINPDAGCLVMTTEILRSMLYRGSEIMREVAWVIFDEVHYMRDKSRGVVWEETIILLPDKVHHVFLSATIPNAMEFAEWIVKIHAQPCHVVYTDFRPTPLQHYLFPAAGDGIHLVVDEKGTFREENFQKAMASISDAGGDDPASGDKSKGKKGQTYKGGNKDGKSDIYKIVKMIYMKRYNPVIVFSFSKRDCESLALKMSKLDFNNDDERDALTKIFNNAINLLPEADKELPQIKNILPLLKRGIGIHHSGLLPILKEIIEILFQEGLLKVLFATETFSIGLNMPAKTVVFTSVRKWDGVGFRWVSGGEYIQMSGRAGRRGLDDRGIVIMMIDEKMEPQVAKGMVKGQADRLDSAFHLGYNMILNLMRVEGISPEFMLENSFYQFQNAASVPVMEKTLQDLTLKYNTIEVDDEATVKEYYDLKKQLDKYQEDVRKVITHPGYILPFLQEGRVIKVKIGDQDYGWGMVTSFSKRNNKRNQSFTDYETYIVNVFVYTMFVDSPVNLIKPLNPMLPEGIRPAKAGEKSRVEYIPITLDSIEKISSVRLRVPEDLKSSASKKTLLKTMKDLPKRLPDGIPLMDPVENMKITDQDFQMLLKKIDVLDSKLISNPLYNSARLKDLYENYSEKEQIQEKIKNLKEKVLEAQAVIQLDDLRHRKRVLRRLDFVTQNDIIELKGRVACEISSGDELLLTELIFNGTFNDLTCEQCAALLSCFVFQERAKETPRLKPELAEPLKSMQDMASKIAKVTKESKIEIIEKDYVESFRPELMEVTYAWCKGASFTQICKMTDVYEGSLIRTFKRLEELIRQLVQAAKTIGNTDLEEKMEKTIELVHRDIVSAGSLYL; encoded by the coding sequence ATGGACGCTGACGATCTCTTCGACGTGTTCGACGAAGCGCCTGTGACTGCTCCTCCAGTCATTGAGACAGCTGGGGAGTCGAAAAAAGAGTCTAAGAAAAGAACAGCTGAAGACGTGAAGAATGAGAGcgaagtgaaaaattccagTAGTCAATACAATGATGAGAACAACAATGAGGCCAGCAGTAATAATAAAAAAGCTAACACGAGGTCAAAGCCAGATATTAAACCTGTTGTCTTCGATTCTCTTGAAATTGAGGCCTCCCGTGAAGTCGCAGCGCTGGACGGGCTTATGGCTAGTGCTGAGTCTGTTTCAGACAAGAAGCCCGAAGGGTTGAAGTTGAGACATCAGGTTAGGCACCAGGTTGCCATTCCGCCTGATTATCCGTATGTGCCCATCGGTGAGCACAAGAGACAAAAAGAGGCGAGAACTTATCCATTTATTTTAGATCCTTTCCAGGACACAGCCATCTCGTGTATAGACAGAGATGAGTCTGTACTTGTTTCTGCGCACACCTCAGCTGGTAAGACAGTTGTAGCCGAGTATGCTATTGCACAGTCGTTGCGTGACAAGCAGCGTGTCATTTATACTTCGCCCATTAAGGCTTTAAGTAACCAGAAGTATAGAGAGTTATTGGCAGAATTTGGCGACGTAGGCTTGATGACCGGAGATGTCACTATCAACCCCGATGCTGGGTGTTTGGTGATGACGACGGAGATTTTGAGGAGTATGTTGTACCGTGGTTCGGAAATCATGCGAGAAGTAGCTTGGGTCATCTTTGATGAAGTCCACTATATGAGAGACAAGTCGCGTGGTGTCGTCTGGGAAGAAACTATTATCTTGTTACCAGACAAGGTGCATCatgtttttctttctgctACCATTCCCAATGCCATGGAATTCGCAGAATGGATTGTTAAGATCCATGCGCAGCCTTGTCACGTTGTGTACACAGACTTCAGGCCAACTCCATTGCAGCACTACTTGTTTCCAGCTGCTGGAGATGGGATCCATTTGGTTGTAGACGAAAAGGGAACTTTCAGGGAAGaaaatttccagaaagCCATGGCTTCTATCAGCGATGCTGGTGGCGATGATCCTGCCTCGGGTGATAAATCTAAAGGTAAGAAGGGTCAAACGTACAAGGGAGGCAATAAGGACGGTAAGTCGGACATCTACAAGATCGTCAAGATGATCTACATGAAAAGGTACAACCCTGTGATTGTGTTTTCGTTTTCGAAAAGAGACTGTGAGTCTCTTGCATTGAAGATGTCCAAGTTagatttcaacaacgacgacGAAAGAGATGCCTTGaccaagatcttcaataacgccatcaacttgttgcCGGAAGCAGACAAAGAGTTGCCCCAGATCAAGAACATCTTACCCTTGTTGAAGCGAGGTATCGGTATCCACCACTCGGGATTGTTGCCTATATTGAAGGAGATTATCGAGATCTTGTTTCAGGAGGGTCTTTTGAAGGTGTTGTTTGCTACAGAGACCTTTTCAATTGGGTTGAATATGCCTGCTAAAACAGTAGTATTTACCTCTGTTCGTAAATGGGATGGTGTAGGCTTCAGATGGGTCTCGGGAGGTGAGTATATCCAGATGTCTGGTAGAGCTGGTCGTCGTGGGTTGGATGATCGTGGTATAGTCATCATGATGATTGACGAAAAAATGGAGCCTCAAGTAGCCAAAGGTATGGTAAAGGGACAGGCTGATAGACTTGACTCGGCCTTCCATTTGGGCTACAAcatgatcttgaatttaATGAGAGTCGAAGGCATTTCTCCCGAGTTCATGTTGGAAAACTCATTCTACCAGTTCCAGAACGCTGCCTCTGTCCCTGTGATGGAAAAGACGTTGCAGGACTTGACTTTGAAGTACAACACTATCGAAGTCGATGATGAAGCTACAGTGAAAGAGTACTACGATCTCAAGAAGCAGTTGGACAAATACCAGGAAGACGTCAGAAAAGTAATTACTCATCCTGGCTACATCTTGCCTTTCTTgcaagaaggaagagttATCAAAGTCAAAATAGGTGATCAGGACTACGGCTGGGGAATGGTGACTTCTTTCTCCAAACGTAACAATAAGAGAAACCAGTCGTTCACAGACTACGAAACCTACATTGTCAATGTATTTGTGTACACGATGTTTGTGGATTCGCCCGTTAACTTGATCAAGCCCTTGAATCCCATGTTACCTGAAGGGATTAGACCTGCTAAGGCCGGTGAGAAGTCCAGAGTGGAGTACATTCCTATCACTCTCGattcaattgaaaagatcagTAGTGTGCGGTTGAGAGTAccagaagacttgaagagtTCAGCATCTAAGAagacgttgttgaagacgatgaaggATTTGCCCAAGAGATTGCCCGATGGAATTCCATTGATGGATCCTGTGGAAAACATGAAGATCACTGACCAGGACTTCCAGatgctcttgaagaagatcgaTGTTTTAGACTCCAAGCTCATCAGCAACCCCTTGTACAACTCAGCAAGATTGAAGGATTTGTACGAAAACTACAGCGAAAAGGAACAAATACAGgaaaaaatcaaaaacttgaaggaGAAGGTTTTGGAAGCACAAGCAGTTATCCAATTGGATGACTTGAGACACAGAAAGAGAGTGTTGAGAAGGTTGGACTTTGTTACACAGAACGATATCATCGAGTTGAAGGGTAGAGTTGCCTGTGAAATCAGTTCAGGTGATGAGTTGCTTTTGACGGAATTGATTTTCAACGGTACcttcaacgacttgacATGTGAACAGTGTGCTGCATTGCTTTCGTGTtttgttttccaagaaagagCCAAGGAGACTCCACGTTTGAAGCCAGAATTGGCTGAGCCATTGAAGTCTATGCAAGACATGGCCAGCAAGATAGCTAAGGTGACGAAGGAAAGCAAGATTGAAATAATAGAAAAGGACTACGTCGAGTCGTTCAGGCCAGAGTTGATGGAAGTTACATATGCTTGGTGTAAAGGTGCATCGTTCACTCAGATCTGTAAGATGACCGATGTGTACGAAGGGTCGTTGATCAGAACTTTCAAGCgtttggaagaattgatcaGACAGTTGGTGCAAGCAGCCAAGACCATTGGAAATACCGACTTGGaggagaagatggagaagacCATCGAGTTGGTGCACAGGGACATTGTCTCTGCTGGATCTTTGTATCTTTAG
- the GYP7 gene encoding GTPase activating protein, which translates to MSSTRSTRSGSYRAMSSTEVELLYAKSKVYLHPTTSKKDNIPGFLTLSRPANGTNLDVLLSFTPENQLSAEERSIYENVDVEDIDLDLQALNSIGFAAFSAEASSAAKTAVTRIIPRPSSSSLSGYSFSAALSFIYSIQVRNPSAGYWYGSLVINTQDGEKFPIVFFHDDESPSSNSSQRLKNRRFDPFDENGQLYWGGKHFMMILEKFVNVQKSTVASSVYLINPESNDLRNFAPFKVKDVPEPNKKSIEPFKLPDLTNVNKFIATAKWKVLETVATITARTKSQVMDIIEDNAPLSVKQIMNKPEVQKIGDEFDSARVYLAKWAQQVKEEAEESQRKNLLNNDIYNKINNELGSNELLTDEEISQTSRRKEINQQEWESFFDYSGRLCLTADEVKSRIFHGGLEDSVRKEAWLFLLGIYPWDSSTEERILLRKSYETAYEELKLRWIEDDDKRATEFWKDQKHRIEKDVNRTDRQLPIFQNPKKSTSNAESGDNATRESSPETPDEEELDDEFDISNIRNPHLYIMREILLTYNEHNLNLGYVQGMTDLLSPLYVTFQDESLTFWAFTKFMQRMERNFVRDQSGMKLQMSTLNKLLQFMLPELYKHLDKCNSIDLFFFFRMLLVLFKRELEWPQVLRLWEILWTDCYSSQFHLFFALAILSDNERIIMQNLKQFDEVLKYMNDLSMTLHLDPLLIRSELLFLKFKRMIDIIDRENSIKKLNSDVYMRRSSSASNSSVKSNEMIEVSDDLRQLLSRELVIQKEVPRPEGVGGG; encoded by the exons ATGTCGAGTACCCGGAGTACAAGGTCCGGCTCATACCGGGCAATGAGTCTGACAGAGGTCGAATTGCTCTACGCCAAATCCAAAGTGTATCTTCATCCTACAACTTCCAAAAAAGACAACATTCCTGGGTTTTTGACACTTTCTCGTCCAGCAAATGGTACAAATTTGGATGTTTTGTTGCTGTTTACTCCCGAAAATCAACTATCGGCGGAAGAGAGATCAATTTACGAAAACGTGGACGTAGAAGACATCGACTTGGATTTGCAAGCACT CAACTCCATTGGATTTGCTGCATTCTCAGCAGAGGCATCAAGTGCTGCAAAGACTGCGGTGACACGTATCATTCCCAGGCCGTCATCGTCGCTGTTGAGTGgatattctttttctgcGGCTCTTTCGTTCATCTATTCGATCCAAGTAAGGAACCCTTCGGCCGGATACTGGTATGGATCGCTAGTCATCAACACACAGGATGGCGAGAAGTTTCCAATAGTGTTTTTCCACGATGACGAGTCACCTTCTTCTAATTCTAGTCAGAGATTGAAGAACCGTAGATTCGATCCGTTCGACGAAAACGGCCAGCTATATTGGGGTGGTAAGCATTTTATGATGATTTTAGAAAAGTTCGTCAATGTCCAAAAGTCTACCGTTGCTTCATCAGTGTATTTGATCAATCCAGAACTGAACGATTTGCGGAATTTTGCTCCTTTCAAAGTGAAAGATGTTCCTGAGCCAAACAAAAAGCTGATCGAACCGTTCAAGTTGCCTGACCTTACCAACGTGAATAAATTTATCGCCACGGCCAAATGGAAGGTATTAGAGACTGTTGCCACTATCACGGCTAGAACCAAGTCACAAGTCATGGATATCATTGAAGACAATGCTCCATTATCTGTGAAGCAGATCATGAACAAACCAGAAGTGCAAAAGATTGGTGATGAATTCGATCTGGCGCGGGTTTATTTGGCCAAATGGGCTCAACAGGTGAAGGAGGAAGCGGAAGAGTCCCAGCGTAAGAATTTGCTTAACAACGACATTTAtaacaagatcaacaatgAGTTGGGATCCAACGAACTATTGACCGATGAGGAAATCAGCcaaacatcaagaagaaaagagatcAACCAACAGGAGTGGGAGTCATTTTTTGACTATAGCGGTCGTCTTTGTTTGACTGCTGATGAAGTCAAGTCAAGAATATTCCATGGAGGTTTGGAAGATTCTGTTAGAAAGGAAGCGTGGTTGTTTTTGTTGGGCATCTACCCGTGggattcttcaacagaagaaCGAATTTTGTTGAGAAAGTCATATGAAACAGCttatgaagaattgaaattgagatGGATAGAGGATGATGACAAGAGAGCGACAGAATTTTGGAAGGATCAGAAGCATAGAATCGAGAAGGATGTCAACCGTACGGACCGTCAGTTGCCCATTTTCCAGAATCCCAAGAAGTCGACTTCTAATGCAGAAAGTGGAGATAATGCTACGAGGGAATCCAGTCCTGAGACtccagatgaagaagaattggatgACGAGTTCGATATATCTAACATCAGAAACCCTCATTTGTACATCATGAGAGAGATATTGTTGACTTACAACGAGCACAATCTCAATTTGGGCTATGTTCAAGGAATGACGGACTTGTTGTCTCCCTTGTACGTGACTTTCCAGGACGAATCGTTGACATTTTGGGCCTTTACCAAGTTCATGCaaagaatggaaagaaaCTTTGTAAGGGATCAATCGGGCATGAAGTTGCAAATGAGcacattgaacaagttgttgcaGTTTATGTTGCCAGAGCTCTACAAGCATTTGGACAAATGCAATTCTATTGActtgtttttcttctttaggATGTTGCTCGTGTTATTTAAGCGTGAGTTGGAGTGGCCACAGGTGTTGCGGCTATGGGAAATCTTGTGGACTGACTGCTACTCGAGTCAGtttcatcttttctttgCATTGGCGATTTTGAGTGACAACGAAAGAATCATCATGCAGAACTTGAAGCAGTTCGACGAGGTGTTGAAGTACATGAACGATTTGCTGATGACGTTGCATTTGGATCCATTGTTGATTAGAAGCGAgcttttgttcttgaagttcaagagaatGATCGACATCATCGACCGTGAAAACAGcatcaagaaattgaactcGGATGTGTACATGCGGAGATCTAGCAGTGCCAGTAACAGCTCTGTGAAGAGCAATGAAATGATTGAAGTGAGCGATGATTTGAGACAACTTCTCAGTAGAGAATTGGTTATTCAGAAGGAAGTTCCACGTCCCGAGGGAGTCGGTGGAGGGTga
- the APA4 gene encoding Serine/threonine protein phosphatase 2A (go_function hydrolase activity) has product EEYEVEEEHSWTPVQKASMYGGGFFVGLFALYFFTLYLPSYFIPEATDLVAIKKVSQLDVALTPLAGGTSVALGDYTTLGFDSEYSEQSSKKRNVNRIIMVGDVHAHYTQFRKLLNKVKYNKKNDHLLLLGDFITKGPDSRKILDYLIANDVDCILGNHEYYALQNYATFHGLDQPSFEFNGTIEKFLGDGSSFLVKDGFNDDPEFLIAKKLEPEHVQYINNCSIIKKLGTMPLQKSKGGANGVAVHAGIRWDLDLQDQDPIDNLEMRSLIGPYFNETTSDPDVEDSVSWSKIFNMKQKEKSAHDKDLTVVYYGHDARRGLNLKQYTKGLDSGCDRGDKLTAMVVWAELSRSKKGSHQIVYKEEPVQIHC; this is encoded by the coding sequence GAAGAATacgaagtagaagaagaacattcGTGGACACCGGTTCAGAAGGCTTCTATGTATGGCGGAGGTTTCTTCGTCGGTTTGTTTGCCTTGTACTTTTTCACGCTTTATTTGCCCAGCTATTTCATCCCAGAAGCTACAGATTTGGTAGCCATCAAGAAAGTGTCACAATTAGATGTAGCCTTGACGCCATTGGCTGGAGGCACCAGCGTAGCTTTGGGTGACTACACCACATTGGGATTCGACTCTGAATACAGTGAACAATCTTCCAAGAAACGTAATGTAAACAGAATTATCATGGTAGGTGACGTCCACGCCCATTACACTCAATtcagaaagttgttgaacaaagtCAAGTACAATAAGAAAAACGATCATTTGCTTTTATTGGGGGATTTTATCACCAAAGGACCAGACTCCAGAAAGATCCTCGACTATTTAATTGCTAACGATGTAGACTGTATCTTAGGAAACCACGAGTACTATGCCTTGCAGAACTATGCCACATTCCATGGCTTGGACCAGCCCTCGTTTGAGTTTAACGGAACCATCGAAAAGTTCTTAGGAGATGGTTCAAGCTTTCTTGTTAAGGATGGCTTCAACGATGACCCAGAATTCTTGATTgcaaagaaattggaacCAGAGCATGTTCAATATATCAACAACTGTTCCATaatcaagaaattgggCACCATGCCTTTGCAAAAATCAAAAGGAGGCGCCAATGGTGTAGCTGTCCATGCTGGAATCAGATGGGACTTGGACTTGCAAGATCAGGACCCTAtagacaacttggaaatgaGGTCTTTGATTGGCCCGTACTTTAATGAAACTACTAGTGATCCTGATGTGGAAGATTCTGTGTCTTGGTCCAAAATCTTTAACATGAAACAGAAGGAAAAATCAGCTCATGACAAAGATCTTACTGTTGTCTACTACGGCCACGATGCCAGAAGAGGGCTCAATTTAAAACAATACACTAAGGGATTGGATTCAGGATGCGATCGTGGCGATAAGCTCACAGCTATGGTTGTCTGGGCCGAATTGTCAAGATCCAAGAAAGGCAGCCATCAAATCGTATATAAAGAAGAGCCTGTTCAGATCCACTGTTAG
- a CDS encoding predicted protein encodes MFVESVLGINSLISVFCIITSVFSILAFTHIRYVPILVFAIAGFVLVAVLLAICSTTLITRRASPISIVLQLSASCFYLASGTLLIVQMVQNHIGQTNNPRHWQVIVLVLFIVNIIFIVASSTMVLISHRFQSKIKDEEMMTPLSSSNNTQVSSTYSENRGKQDLVSKKISEKTLINQDIDDEQTIQDILETAENEKESQPNYSSFTNSNWMDSAAELNAIIRPDSELTRNSSESKRSRRNTFKIFTSNRPNVPRSVDLRTSKSVPSLFKSHSPKNSEFTDKFMESQSSFVLKSMSTTKLPENTSKVSLSTIMTESSSTNMKNSSSGLQLHRTISLLNSNCSETNLQMDHITEVDDMVLSEKVKRSKSTSCIGPSKKSKRNQMWNSINGERMFLAQVNESILPPVLKSGESRIMEVKRRQESYMSETLSLTEIENMVVEQYNEVDNTFPASTTLPTSTIVPASNIDEEAPNLPTTLSPVGESEIETPNIEGIDDLDSANLPYVEEFAEPIDQSYFHGFDVNEITIDEVPIKNSSRKIGIYEFENKPYLLHHEEQNHREDYRTALNGLEKIPRQDDGENSIWKAENSPSSNHINNISLEEWNQKAEAYEQRRTRSGANFTGVVKLVSSNNLKTLNDFEETSQSQTLHKEFILPPVEARLDNIDNISDFNSTTGSARRPSYNLSSRSLSAPSLHTYRNISSSSNGCSVKTPSDYQTIPIQTKIVSPMAESVNEFNSVSSSPIKKILESPRRISNAFKKRARLSIGNSDIERSRYHKHTSSSISNAMSVGSAVSSRSGSPRKSLKSILTTRSHHRHSSSVPSFPLPQTKLHYHSMVPPSSNLFSAYGQPNISHVGEEPIDFWELESGPSSDRSRVSSVPSAVIGEYDREKWRTLKALQNNDQFEFDVSI; translated from the coding sequence ATGTTTGTGGAGCTGGTCCTTGGGATCAACTCCCTCATATCAGTTTTCTGCATTATTACGTCCGTATTCTCAATACTAGCATTCACCCATATACGATATGTCCCCATACTTGTATTTGCTATTGCCGGGTTTGTTCTAGTGGCAGTTTTATTAGCCATCTGTTCCACAACACTCATAACAAGACGAGCATCTCCGATCTCCATCGTCTTGCAATTATCAGCGTCATGTTTCTACCTTGCCAGCGGCACACTCCTCATAGTGCAGATGGTCCAAAATCATATTGGACAAACAAATAATCCTAGACATTGGCAAGTAATTGTTCTAGTTCTCTTCATTGTCAATATCATATTCATAGTAGCCTCCTCGACTATGGTACTCATTAGTCACAGGTTTCAATCAAAGatcaaagatgaagagatgATGACCccactttcttcttctaacaACACCCAAGTATCAAGTACTTACAGTGAAAATAGAGGGAAGCAAGATTTGGTATCCAAGAAAATATCTGAAAAAACATTGATAAACCAAGATATAGATGATGAGCAGACCATACAAGATATTTTAGAAACAGCAGAAAATGAGAAAGAATCCCAACCCAACTATTCCAGCTTCACTAATTCGAACTGGATGGATTCAGCTGCAGAATTAAATGCCATCATTCGTCCAGATCTGGAGTTAACAAGAAATTCCAGCGAGTCCAAGAGGTCTAGAAGAAATACCTTCAAGATATTTACATCCAACAGACCAAACGTTCCCCGTCTGGTAGACTTAAGAACAAGTAAGAGTGTACCAAGTTTGTTCAAATCGCATAGTCCTAAGAATCTGGAATTTACTGATAAGTTTATGGAGCTGCAGTCTTCATTTGTCTTAAAGTCGATGTCCACTACCAAACTTCCTGAGAATACTTCCAAAGTGTCACTTTCCACCATTATGACCGAGTCATCGTCCACAAACATGAAGAATAGCTCAAGTGGATTACAATTGCATAGAACAATCTCATTACTCAACTCCAACTGCTCTGAAACCAATCTACAGATGGACCATATCACAGAAGTGGACGACATGGTACTTTCTGAAAAAGTCAAAAGATCCAAATCTACCTCATGCATTGGACCATCTaagaaactgaaaagaaatcagaTGTGGAACTCTATCAATGGCGAAAGAATGTTCCTAGCTCAAGTGAATGAATCCATCTTGCCTCCCGTTCTCAAAAGTGGAGAAAGTCGCATTATGGAGGTGAAGAGAAGGCAAGAATCATACATGTCTGAAACTTTGTCTTTgacagaaattgaaaatatgGTGGTTGAACAATataatgaagttgataatACGTTTCCAGCTTCTACAACTTTGCCAACTTCCACCATAGTTCCAGCCTCAAAcatagatgaagaagcaccTAATCTTCCTACTACATTAAGTCCAGTTGGTGAATCTGAGATAGAGACCCCTAATATTGAAGGCATAGATGACTTAGATTCTGCAAACTTACCTTACGTGGAGGAATTTGCAGAGCCTATTGACCAGAGCTATTTCCACGGATTTGATGTGAATGAAATTACAATTGACGAAGTTCCCATCAAGAACAGTTCCCGAAAGATAGGTATTtatgaatttgaaaataaGCCctaccttcttcatcacGAGGAGCAGAACCACAGAGAAGATTATAGGACAGCACTTAACGGACTAGAGAAAATTCCGAGACAAGACGATGGCGAGAATTCTATCTGGAAAGCAGAAAATTCACCATCGTCAAATCATATCAATAATATCTCCTTGGAAGAATGGAATCAAAAAGCCGAAGCATATGAACAGAGAAGGACAAGATCTGGAGCAAACTTTACAGGAGTAGTGAAATTGGTTAGTAGTAATAATTTAAAGACTTTGAatgactttgaagaaacttcCCAAAGTCAAACACTCCACAAAGAATTCATATTGCCTCCTGTTGAAGCTAGGTTAGATAACATTGATAACATATCAGATTTTAACAGTACTACTGGTAGTGCTAGAAGACCATCATACAACCTACTGAGCAGGTCCCTCAGTGCCCCATCTTTGCATACATACCGAAACATTAGTCTGAGCAGTAATGGATGTTCGGTAAAAACACCTTCTGACTATCAGACAATACCAATACAAACCAAAATAGTTCTGCCAATGGCAGAGAGTGTTAATGAATTCAACTctgtatcttcttctccaatcaagaagattcttgagagcccaagaagaatcagcAATGCGTTCAAGAAAAGAGCTAGACTCAGTATCGGGAATAGTGACATTGAAAGATCTAGATACCACAAGCACACCAGTTCGTCCATTTCCAATGCCATGTCAGTAGGTTCAGCTGTGTCGTCCAGGTCAGGATCTCCTCGTAAGTCTCTCAAATCTATTCTTACTACTAGATCTCATCACAGACACAGCTCTTCTGTGCCCtcttttcctcttcctcaGACAAAGTTACATTATCACAGCATGGTTCCTCCCTCATCTAACTTATTTTCTGCCTACGGGCAGCCAAATATATCACATGTTGGTGAAGAGCCCATAGACTTCTGGGAACTCGAAAGTGGGCCAAGTTCAGATAGATCTAGAGTCAGTTCTGTTCCCAGCGCAGTGATAGGAGAGTACGACAGAGAGAAGTGGAGAACACTTAAAGCATTGCAGAACAATGACCAGTTTGAGTTTGACGTCAGCATATAA